One Endozoicomonas gorgoniicola DNA window includes the following coding sequences:
- the glmU gene encoding bifunctional UDP-N-acetylglucosamine diphosphorylase/glucosamine-1-phosphate N-acetyltransferase GlmU gives MRADIVILAAGQGSRMKSSLPKVLHPIAGKPMLEHVILSAQQTQKRIGKGEIHVVIGHGAEKVKEALGHYDLNWVEQTEQLGTGHAVQQTVPGCKGADVVLVLYGDVPLIRASTLESLLAASNGERLGLLTINLPNPSGYGRIVRDGFGNVQAIVEDKDSTPEQLAINEVNTGIMAIPGKKLGDWVMGLDNNNAQQEYYLTDVVAKAVQEDTPVVHVQPQKATEVEGVNSRVQLTELERSLQKELATNLMTSGVTIVDPARLDIRGNIKTGHDIFLDINVVLEGDVELADNVIIEPGCIIRNSRVGEGAVIKAHSILENAVVAAGCEVGPFARLRPGANLAEKARVGNFVEIKKTNVGAGSKVNHLSYVGDAEIGSGVNVGAGVVTCNYDGVNKHQTVIGDDAFIGTNSSLVAPVAVGSGATTGAGSVITKTVEDNQLAVGRARQRNIDGWERPVKKT, from the coding sequence ATGAGAGCCGACATTGTCATTCTTGCTGCCGGACAGGGCAGCCGCATGAAATCCAGCCTGCCAAAGGTGCTGCACCCGATAGCAGGCAAGCCAATGCTTGAACACGTTATTCTGAGCGCACAGCAAACCCAGAAGCGGATTGGCAAAGGTGAGATACATGTGGTTATTGGTCATGGGGCAGAAAAGGTTAAAGAGGCTCTTGGGCATTATGACCTGAACTGGGTCGAGCAGACCGAACAGCTGGGTACGGGTCATGCGGTGCAACAGACCGTTCCGGGATGCAAAGGCGCTGATGTGGTTCTGGTACTTTATGGTGACGTCCCACTGATCCGTGCCTCCACGCTTGAATCTCTGCTCGCTGCCAGCAATGGTGAACGACTGGGTCTGCTGACCATCAACCTTCCGAATCCGTCAGGCTACGGTCGTATTGTTCGGGACGGCTTTGGCAATGTGCAGGCTATTGTTGAAGACAAGGATTCGACTCCGGAACAGCTGGCTATCAACGAAGTCAATACAGGCATCATGGCTATTCCCGGCAAAAAGCTGGGTGACTGGGTGATGGGGCTGGATAACAACAATGCCCAGCAGGAATATTACCTGACCGATGTCGTTGCTAAAGCGGTGCAGGAAGATACTCCGGTCGTCCATGTTCAGCCCCAGAAAGCGACTGAGGTAGAAGGCGTAAACAGCCGCGTTCAGCTGACCGAGCTGGAACGATCCCTGCAAAAAGAACTGGCAACCAATCTGATGACTTCCGGTGTCACCATTGTAGACCCTGCCCGCCTTGATATTCGTGGCAACATCAAAACCGGCCATGACATTTTCCTGGATATTAACGTAGTGCTGGAAGGCGATGTAGAGCTGGCAGACAACGTCATTATCGAGCCTGGCTGTATTATTCGTAACTCCAGAGTGGGTGAAGGTGCTGTTATCAAGGCTCACTCTATTCTGGAAAATGCAGTGGTGGCTGCGGGCTGTGAAGTAGGCCCTTTTGCACGACTGCGACCGGGTGCCAATCTGGCGGAAAAAGCCAGAGTGGGTAATTTTGTAGAAATTAAAAAAACTAATGTTGGCGCAGGCAGTAAAGTGAACCATCTAAGCTATGTGGGCGATGCTGAAATTGGTTCCGGTGTAAACGTCGGTGCAGGTGTCGTGACCTGCAATTACGATGGTGTAAACAAACATCAGACGGTTATCGGTGACGATGCCTTTATCGGTACTAACAGCTCTCTGGTCGCTCCGGTGGCTGTCGGCAGTGGTGCAACCACCGGAGCCGGGTCCGTGATCACAAAAACGGTTGAAGATAACCAGCTGGCTGTTGGACGAGCCAGACAGCGTAATATTGATGGCTGGGAACGTCCGGTTAAAAAGACGTAA
- a CDS encoding TrmB family transcriptional regulator, giving the protein MKLEILEQLGLSGREVSIYLALLKMGTASIRDIAAEAGINRGTTYETLKDLAGKGIVSYFPKGKRRVFCAEPPERLLELAEEKRQSLEQGIEEMKHTLIPQLNHLKPDFNTGNVRFYEGDAGIEFVLKDILNTVEQQDSKRYSVFSSKPIRQHLYRPFPNYTQQRIRKKINVRVIAIGEGGEDAELSERKWIDAKGKIDASYIAIYPPKVAMISLASRDYPVAVVIDSCEIASTQQIIFDTLWSTL; this is encoded by the coding sequence ATGAAACTTGAAATACTTGAACAGCTGGGGCTGAGCGGCCGTGAAGTCAGCATCTACCTTGCCCTGTTAAAAATGGGTACAGCCTCTATTCGGGATATTGCTGCCGAAGCCGGTATCAACCGTGGCACCACCTATGAAACTCTGAAGGATCTGGCAGGCAAGGGCATTGTCAGTTATTTCCCCAAAGGAAAGCGACGGGTTTTCTGTGCTGAGCCGCCGGAAAGGTTGCTGGAACTGGCAGAGGAAAAGCGGCAATCCCTTGAACAGGGCATTGAAGAGATGAAGCACACCCTGATTCCACAGTTGAACCATCTCAAACCCGATTTTAATACGGGAAATGTTCGTTTTTATGAAGGCGACGCCGGTATTGAATTTGTGCTGAAGGACATTCTTAATACCGTCGAACAGCAGGACAGCAAACGGTATTCCGTATTTTCATCCAAGCCCATTCGTCAGCATCTGTACCGGCCATTTCCAAACTACACCCAGCAGCGCATTCGCAAAAAGATAAACGTAAGAGTTATTGCAATAGGTGAAGGCGGGGAAGATGCAGAGTTATCTGAACGGAAGTGGATTGATGCGAAGGGCAAGATAGATGCCAGCTATATTGCCATCTACCCGCCGAAAGTCGCGATGATTTCACTGGCATCCAGGGACTACCCGGTTGCAGTGGTGATTGACTCCTGCGAAATCGCCAGCACCCAGCAAATTATCTTTGATACGCTGTGGAGTACTTTGTAA
- a CDS encoding tetratricopeptide repeat protein codes for MNEEGFIVFIIVEIDERGTSHIKQLKTNVLVTDSHAQDFIQQLVGYQNVAITPELSMRLKQKWHTTSPGENDSDYPIPGSEEIKHTLPSLQPVRPLFSTEDSGLLSGAGSVIQSPANNGNSLGFRYDEEYHARNTAYSNFNQPNGLVTVNESFSTIDEYIDYINEMLGHLTLKVMLPEILTFLKDEVDFTESDARQKLTFKRHINFIQSVVDAGSEEEINQLLDIELKELQRRHQYITHLEHFWWWAVSIFEQSGLDSAAEDYMRKLLALWPDNSDLGGALVWHLIHRNKVESAKGLVKKWERKKRFSRETIKLIERMFSKGSIRRIKSADYCNFKPFSKIIETRQW; via the coding sequence GTGAATGAAGAAGGTTTCATTGTGTTCATTATTGTAGAGATTGATGAACGTGGGACAAGTCATATTAAACAGCTTAAAACCAATGTTCTAGTGACAGACTCTCATGCTCAGGATTTCATACAGCAGCTGGTTGGGTACCAGAATGTTGCGATCACTCCAGAACTTTCCATGAGGCTTAAGCAAAAGTGGCATACAACATCCCCCGGAGAGAATGACAGTGATTACCCCATACCAGGCTCAGAGGAAATAAAACACACTTTACCCAGCCTTCAACCTGTTCGCCCGCTATTCAGTACGGAGGATAGCGGTTTGCTGTCAGGAGCAGGTTCTGTCATTCAAAGCCCGGCAAATAACGGTAATTCATTGGGGTTCCGTTATGACGAAGAATACCATGCAAGGAACACTGCATATTCGAATTTCAATCAGCCCAATGGTTTAGTAACAGTCAACGAATCGTTCAGCACTATTGATGAGTATATTGATTACATCAATGAAATGCTGGGACATTTAACGCTCAAAGTGATGCTTCCGGAAATTTTAACTTTTTTGAAAGATGAGGTTGACTTCACTGAAAGCGATGCACGACAAAAATTAACATTTAAACGACATATAAACTTCATACAGAGCGTTGTTGATGCTGGTTCTGAAGAAGAGATCAATCAGTTGCTTGATATTGAGCTTAAGGAACTCCAGAGAAGACATCAGTACATCACTCATCTTGAACATTTCTGGTGGTGGGCTGTTTCTATTTTCGAGCAATCAGGCTTAGACTCGGCAGCTGAAGACTATATGAGGAAATTGCTTGCTCTCTGGCCTGATAATAGTGACCTTGGTGGCGCTCTTGTCTGGCACCTTATTCACAGAAACAAGGTTGAGTCGGCTAAAGGTTTGGTTAAAAAATGGGAGCGAAAAAAGCGCTTTAGCCGTGAGACAATCAAATTGATTGAAAGGATGTTTTCTAAAGGCAGCATCAGGCGGATAAAATCCGCAGATTACTGCAATTTCAAGCCATTTTCCAAGATAATAGAGACCAGACAGTGGTAA
- a CDS encoding VF530 family protein → MQLQQPNNPLHGITLEKIVTDLQAHFGWKNLGQMINIGCFTHEPSVKSSLKFLRRTPWAREKVEKLYIETFAED, encoded by the coding sequence ATGCAGTTGCAACAACCTAACAACCCCCTCCACGGAATTACCCTGGAAAAAATAGTCACAGACCTTCAGGCACATTTTGGCTGGAAAAACCTCGGACAAATGATCAACATCGGGTGCTTTACCCATGAACCTTCTGTGAAATCCAGCCTGAAGTTCCTTCGCCGCACCCCGTGGGCGCGGGAAAAGGTTGAGAAGCTTTATATAGAAACGTTTGCGGAAGATTAA
- a CDS encoding OprD family porin produces MPAQKPALIPLSSCLILSTSCLASTGTPFIDDGSIDGKVRTVYYNVENTYNKDRGVKPYRAGAWTGGLHLNVRSGYLGDLFAIGGSFYGAMKLHYDKDRFKSSYQLLKTGKNGKQEGFSKLGQAWFELKYEQEGSPFSGRLKVGRQLLYTGLISSSGSRTVPSTWEGVNLNTRLYETQLKLAWVNKMSLRNEDEFNRIENFDGRKIDYILGVELAHTFKIPNQQSLELKYRNAFSKSFLQAHNAEINWTTPLSASMNLRLGGIVFHTRKDGNLWTGEVWGKKSFDDKATAGNLNATLTVGSWSFDTAVSTFKAESKTYKFRDSRGTLYAAPAVYYYDLGKNTHGIWGLPTSPFAEDMLYDGETVWMAGVSYDFSSLGARGLRLGYAYYYGSGMDVIVSDKKNRRKVGVSENEHDIWVKYSFPQPLLKGLEFKLRYGIYRNDKELMKAISKEENDLRVWLDYNFVIF; encoded by the coding sequence ATGCCTGCTCAAAAACCAGCCCTCATTCCCCTGTCCTCATGCCTGATATTGTCCACCAGCTGCCTTGCCAGCACTGGCACGCCGTTTATAGACGACGGATCAATAGACGGCAAAGTTCGTACGGTGTATTACAACGTAGAAAATACATACAACAAAGACCGGGGAGTCAAACCCTACCGGGCAGGAGCCTGGACCGGAGGTTTGCACCTGAATGTACGCTCAGGCTACCTGGGCGACCTCTTCGCTATTGGTGGTTCATTCTATGGCGCGATGAAGCTCCATTACGACAAAGACCGGTTCAAAAGTTCTTACCAACTGCTAAAGACCGGCAAAAATGGCAAGCAGGAAGGATTTTCCAAACTGGGTCAGGCATGGTTTGAACTGAAGTATGAGCAGGAAGGCTCCCCGTTCTCTGGCAGACTGAAAGTCGGTCGCCAGTTACTCTACACAGGGCTGATTTCCAGCTCCGGCTCACGTACTGTGCCCAGCACATGGGAAGGGGTTAACCTGAATACCCGACTGTACGAGACACAGCTCAAGCTTGCCTGGGTTAATAAAATGTCCCTGCGCAACGAGGATGAATTCAACAGGATCGAAAACTTCGACGGAAGAAAAATTGATTACATTCTGGGTGTCGAACTGGCCCATACCTTTAAAATACCCAACCAGCAGAGCCTGGAACTGAAATACCGCAATGCTTTTTCCAAAAGCTTTCTGCAGGCACATAATGCTGAAATCAACTGGACAACGCCTTTATCTGCAAGCATGAATCTCCGGCTAGGGGGAATAGTGTTCCATACCCGGAAAGACGGCAACCTGTGGACAGGCGAAGTGTGGGGCAAAAAGTCATTTGACGACAAGGCCACCGCAGGCAACCTGAATGCTACCCTGACCGTTGGCAGCTGGAGTTTTGATACCGCAGTCAGTACGTTTAAGGCTGAGTCCAAAACCTACAAGTTCCGGGATAGCAGAGGCACACTGTATGCTGCGCCAGCCGTGTATTATTACGACCTTGGCAAAAATACACACGGCATCTGGGGACTGCCTACCAGCCCTTTTGCTGAGGATATGCTGTACGATGGCGAGACCGTCTGGATGGCGGGCGTTAGCTATGACTTTTCCTCTCTTGGTGCCAGAGGCTTACGTTTGGGCTATGCCTATTACTATGGCTCAGGCATGGACGTGATTGTGTCTGACAAAAAAAACCGGAGAAAAGTTGGAGTCTCAGAAAACGAGCACGACATCTGGGTCAAATACAGCTTCCCGCAGCCCCTGCTGAAAGGTTTGGAGTTTAAGCTCCGCTACGGCATCTATCGAAACGACAAGGAATTGATGAAAGCGATCAGTAAGGAAGAAAATGACCTGCGGGTCTGGCTGGATTACAATTTTGTGATTTTTTAA
- the ushA gene encoding bifunctional UDP-sugar hydrolase/5'-nucleotidase UshA: MFRQRLIPLFLTGIALLLISCALDRSAPTSEKLNSMQFTVLHTNDNHGKFWRNRRGEMGMAARKTLIDRIRSEVENEGGKVLVLSAGDVNTGVPESDLQQAKPDFIGMNMIGYDAMVLGNHEFDNPLDVLLEQERWADFPFLAANIFYKNDDKLLFKPYIMKNLEGVRVAILGLTTEDTEAQVMPDNVKDIYFTDAVTTAKSWVPKLKHEEKADVVIALTHIGHYLNAQYGSNAPGDVTLAKDVDGIDIIVGGHSQNKMEKPDIKNSTYILQAWEWGKYVGRADFEYYYVDNFDGKGNRGGVLKMINYRLIPVNLKKQVLVDGKSEWVNIEPQIPEDPDVLKVLQVYQDKASKLLLKKVGSLDKAMSGARGIVRSRPAAIGVLIARAQMEKTKADLGVINGGGIRTGLPAGNITEKDILSVQPFGNLVCFVEMNGSELRNFVEAIASIEPGNGGFAHFTDNVRLTISGGEKLTRLEINGKPVQKDKTYRLSINEFSASGGDKWPEIDNNPTFINTGYTDALVLKEYIQKHSPLKQMNFEPKAGDIVRK; encoded by the coding sequence ATGTTCAGGCAACGCCTTATACCTCTATTTTTGACGGGTATTGCATTACTGCTTATCAGCTGTGCGCTTGATCGATCTGCCCCGACATCAGAAAAACTGAATTCGATGCAGTTTACCGTTCTCCATACCAACGATAACCATGGAAAGTTCTGGCGCAACCGTCGGGGTGAAATGGGCATGGCAGCCCGCAAGACCTTGATTGACCGTATTCGTAGTGAAGTTGAAAACGAAGGCGGAAAGGTACTGGTTCTGTCTGCGGGTGACGTGAATACCGGTGTGCCGGAGTCTGATCTTCAACAGGCAAAGCCCGATTTTATTGGCATGAATATGATCGGCTACGACGCCATGGTGTTGGGCAATCATGAGTTTGATAACCCCCTGGATGTGCTTCTGGAACAGGAACGCTGGGCTGACTTCCCTTTTCTGGCTGCCAATATTTTCTATAAAAACGATGATAAGCTTTTGTTCAAGCCCTACATTATGAAAAACCTGGAAGGGGTTCGGGTCGCTATTCTGGGGCTGACCACTGAAGATACCGAAGCCCAGGTTATGCCGGATAACGTGAAAGATATCTATTTCACCGATGCAGTGACTACGGCAAAAAGCTGGGTACCTAAGTTAAAACATGAAGAAAAGGCTGATGTTGTGATTGCCCTTACGCATATTGGTCATTACCTCAATGCGCAATATGGTTCCAATGCGCCCGGCGATGTGACTCTGGCAAAAGACGTCGATGGTATCGATATTATTGTAGGTGGGCATTCCCAGAACAAAATGGAAAAGCCCGATATCAAAAACAGCACGTATATACTTCAGGCATGGGAATGGGGTAAGTATGTAGGGCGAGCTGATTTCGAGTACTACTACGTTGATAACTTTGATGGTAAAGGCAACCGTGGTGGTGTATTGAAAATGATCAACTACCGGTTGATTCCTGTGAACCTGAAAAAGCAGGTGCTGGTGGATGGAAAAAGTGAGTGGGTCAACATTGAGCCGCAGATTCCGGAAGATCCAGATGTCTTAAAAGTTCTGCAGGTTTATCAGGATAAAGCATCAAAATTGTTGCTGAAAAAAGTGGGTTCACTGGATAAAGCCATGTCTGGAGCCCGTGGAATTGTTCGTAGCCGCCCTGCCGCTATAGGTGTGTTAATTGCCAGAGCGCAAATGGAGAAAACAAAAGCAGACCTGGGCGTTATAAACGGCGGAGGCATCCGGACCGGTCTGCCTGCGGGCAATATTACTGAAAAGGATATTCTGAGTGTTCAGCCATTTGGTAATTTGGTCTGCTTTGTGGAGATGAACGGCTCAGAGCTGAGAAATTTTGTAGAAGCTATTGCCAGTATTGAGCCAGGCAATGGTGGCTTCGCCCATTTCACTGACAATGTTCGTCTGACCATCTCTGGTGGCGAGAAACTGACCCGTCTGGAAATCAATGGCAAGCCGGTGCAGAAAGACAAAACCTATCGACTGTCGATCAACGAATTCTCAGCCAGTGGTGGTGATAAATGGCCTGAAATTGATAACAATCCGACGTTTATCAATACCGGCTATACCGATGCCTTGGTGCTGAAGGAATACATTCAGAAACATTCACCGTTGAAGCAGATGAATTTTGAGCCGAAGGCAGGGGACATCGTCAGGAAGTAA
- a CDS encoding bifunctional UDP-sugar hydrolase/5'-nucleotidase gives MPILRRLSLITALLSLSALLSGCSPAEESSRYDEGKNYKLTVLHTNDNSGQFWRNDKGEWGMAARKTLIDSIREEVESEGGHVLLLSGGNINKGVPEPDLQSGIPDILGMNLIDYDAMVVGCQEFDIPPNALKKQQELADFPMLAANVFDSETGQPQFDSFKTFHFDGFTVSVVGITTPDTLRSGHPENTIGIDFRDPVRTGRSVARMLRDDADVLIALTHLGHFETNNGSLSSPGDITLADKVKDYDLIVGGHSQDTLFQPIRQNGTWIVQAGSRGQYVGRADFELNNGLLSMTDYQLIPVNHEGDEKVLPEDPEMLELLAPYKPDGEHRLQGGAD, from the coding sequence ATGCCCATTCTTCGTCGACTTTCACTGATCACAGCCCTGCTTTCCCTGTCAGCCCTGCTGTCTGGATGCTCTCCGGCTGAGGAAAGCAGTCGCTATGACGAAGGCAAAAACTATAAACTGACCGTACTGCATACAAACGACAACAGTGGTCAGTTCTGGCGTAATGACAAGGGTGAGTGGGGCATGGCTGCCCGTAAAACACTCATAGACTCCATTCGTGAAGAGGTCGAGAGTGAAGGCGGACATGTTCTTCTGCTGTCCGGTGGCAACATCAACAAAGGTGTGCCGGAACCTGACCTGCAAAGCGGCATTCCTGATATTCTGGGCATGAATTTGATAGATTACGATGCCATGGTCGTTGGCTGTCAGGAATTTGATATTCCGCCCAACGCTCTCAAAAAACAGCAGGAACTTGCCGACTTTCCCATGCTGGCTGCCAATGTCTTTGACTCAGAAACCGGGCAGCCTCAATTTGACTCGTTTAAAACATTTCATTTCGACGGGTTCACAGTCTCCGTCGTCGGCATAACAACGCCTGATACCCTGAGAAGCGGTCACCCGGAAAATACCATAGGCATTGATTTCAGAGACCCGGTGCGGACGGGCAGGTCTGTTGCCAGAATGCTACGTGATGACGCCGACGTGCTGATTGCCCTAACCCATCTTGGGCATTTTGAAACCAATAACGGAAGCCTCAGTTCACCGGGCGATATCACTCTCGCTGATAAAGTAAAAGATTATGACCTGATTGTTGGCGGACATTCACAAGACACACTTTTCCAGCCCATCCGGCAGAACGGCACCTGGATTGTTCAGGCTGGCAGCCGGGGGCAATATGTTGGCAGGGCTGATTTTGAACTGAACAATGGCCTGTTATCGATGACTGACTATCAGCTGATTCCAGTCAATCATGAAGGTGACGAGAAAGTTTTGCCCGAAGATCCGGAAATGCTGGAACTGCTAGCTCCCTACAAACCCGATGGTGAGCATCGCCTGCAAGGCGGAGCTGACTGA
- the deoD gene encoding purine-nucleoside phosphorylase, whose protein sequence is MTPHIHAKPGAFADVCLMPGDPLRAKYIAETFLEGAELVNEVRNMLGYTGEYKGRKVSVMGSGMGIPSASIYYTELITEYGVNKLIRVGSCGAISQDVRLRDIVIGMGACTDSKVNRMRFNDHDFAAIADYGLLENAVKTARDKNLSVKVGNLYSADLFYSPEKDMFDVMERHGILGVEMEAAGLYGVCAEYGAKGLAICTTSDHIRRGEALSPEDRQLSFNEMIEIALDSVLL, encoded by the coding sequence GTGACTCCCCATATTCACGCTAAACCAGGTGCCTTTGCTGACGTTTGTCTGATGCCTGGTGATCCTCTGCGCGCAAAATACATTGCTGAAACCTTCCTCGAAGGCGCTGAGCTGGTTAACGAAGTTCGTAACATGCTGGGTTACACCGGTGAATATAAAGGTCGCAAGGTGTCTGTGATGGGCTCCGGTATGGGCATCCCTTCCGCATCCATCTATTACACGGAACTGATTACCGAGTACGGTGTGAACAAGCTGATTCGTGTGGGTTCCTGTGGCGCGATTTCTCAGGATGTCAGGCTGCGTGACATTGTAATTGGCATGGGCGCCTGCACCGATTCAAAAGTTAACCGTATGCGTTTCAACGATCATGACTTTGCGGCTATCGCCGACTACGGTCTGTTGGAAAACGCCGTCAAAACCGCTCGTGACAAGAACCTGTCGGTGAAGGTGGGTAACCTGTACTCTGCCGACCTGTTCTACAGTCCCGAGAAAGATATGTTCGATGTGATGGAACGACACGGCATTCTTGGGGTGGAGATGGAAGCGGCAGGTCTTTATGGTGTATGTGCTGAATACGGTGCCAAAGGTCTGGCAATCTGCACAACCAGTGACCATATTCGCCGTGGCGAAGCCCTGTCTCCAGAAGACCGTCAGCTGTCGTTCAATGAAATGATTGAAATTGCACTGGACTCTGTGCTGCTGTAA
- a CDS encoding phosphopentomutase encodes MKRAIVLVMDSFGVGATEDADKFGDKGSNTIGHIAKACAEGKADTGRQGPLQLPVLSSLGLVHAAQESAGEFPAGMNTDVDIVGAYGHAKELSSGKDTPSGHWEMMGVPVLYEWGYFKDLENSFPAKLLKKIMAKADIPGYLGNCHSSGTVILEQLGEEHMQTGKPIFYTSADSVFQIACHEETFGLERLYKLCELVREILEPYNIGRVIARPFIGDDVGDFQRTGNRRDYSVPPPSPTLLDKLAEKGGEVVSVGKIADIFAHQGITKKLKANGIAGLFETTMQAFESAGDQSLIFTNFVDFDSSFGHRRDVAGYAAALEQLDAMLPRLLKEMEGDDLLIITADHGCDPTWVGTDHTREHIPVLVFGRKIKPGSLGRRDTFADIGQSLARYFELEPMEYGTSFLK; translated from the coding sequence ATGAAACGAGCTATTGTTCTGGTCATGGATTCTTTTGGTGTTGGTGCCACGGAGGATGCTGACAAATTCGGAGACAAGGGGTCTAACACCATCGGACATATCGCCAAAGCCTGCGCTGAAGGCAAGGCTGACACTGGCCGTCAGGGGCCTTTACAGCTACCCGTACTGTCCAGCCTGGGGTTAGTGCATGCAGCTCAGGAATCGGCAGGTGAATTTCCTGCCGGTATGAACACCGATGTCGACATTGTCGGGGCTTACGGGCATGCGAAAGAGCTGTCCAGCGGCAAGGACACCCCCAGTGGTCACTGGGAGATGATGGGGGTTCCGGTGTTGTATGAATGGGGATACTTCAAGGATCTGGAAAACAGTTTTCCTGCGAAACTGCTCAAGAAAATTATGGCAAAGGCAGACATCCCCGGTTATCTGGGTAATTGTCACTCGTCGGGTACCGTGATTCTGGAGCAGCTGGGTGAAGAACACATGCAAACCGGCAAGCCGATTTTTTACACGTCGGCTGACAGTGTGTTCCAGATTGCCTGCCATGAAGAAACGTTCGGGCTTGAGCGCCTCTATAAACTCTGTGAACTGGTCAGGGAGATACTGGAGCCTTACAATATCGGCCGGGTTATTGCCCGCCCCTTTATCGGTGATGATGTCGGCGATTTCCAGCGCACTGGCAATCGCCGTGATTATTCCGTACCGCCACCTTCACCGACCCTGCTTGATAAACTGGCCGAAAAAGGTGGTGAAGTGGTCAGCGTGGGCAAAATTGCCGATATTTTTGCCCATCAGGGCATCACTAAAAAATTGAAAGCCAACGGAATTGCCGGACTGTTTGAAACCACCATGCAGGCGTTTGAATCGGCCGGTGACCAGTCCCTGATTTTCACTAACTTTGTTGATTTCGATTCGTCGTTTGGCCATCGTCGTGATGTAGCCGGTTATGCCGCAGCCCTGGAGCAACTGGATGCCATGCTGCCCCGCCTGCTGAAAGAGATGGAAGGCGATGACCTGTTAATTATCACAGCGGACCACGGTTGTGACCCAACCTGGGTCGGCACTGACCATACCCGTGAACACATTCCTGTGCTGGTGTTTGGCCGTAAGATCAAACCAGGCTCCCTGGGACGCCGCGACACCTTTGCAGATATCGGGCAAAGTCTTGCCCGTTATTTTGAACTGGAGCCGATGGAATACGGCACCAGTTTTTTAAAATGA
- a CDS encoding FAD:protein FMN transferase gives MKRYQTRFQMMGTFIDLVLYHPEGEQLIKEAYLRLSHYAQRFTVNQPDSELMRVNKNAGIKPVVVQPDLFQLIKTARTMSVDTNNVFNIAIGPLVKTWRIGFKEARVPGREEISAKLPLADPQNIILNEQKQSVYLSLPDMEIDLGAVAKGYFADQIKRQLVRAGVQHGFINLGGNVLTIGHSPDNASQAWNVGIQNPLSDRGAISRVVALNDASMVTSGINERFFYANGQRYHHLLNTRTGMPVVTDIASVTIISRDSVAGDIWSTAGFLPSVSDAVACLNQQAGIEAVVISKQGETHVTRGLVDDGRNVFVRPENPVLRAG, from the coding sequence ATGAAACGCTATCAAACCCGGTTCCAGATGATGGGGACATTCATTGACCTGGTGCTTTATCATCCAGAGGGCGAGCAGTTAATTAAGGAGGCTTATCTCAGGCTCTCTCACTACGCACAGCGATTTACCGTGAATCAGCCCGATTCTGAACTGATGAGGGTGAATAAAAACGCAGGGATCAAGCCTGTGGTTGTTCAGCCGGATTTGTTTCAACTGATAAAAACAGCACGGACGATGAGTGTAGACACAAACAATGTCTTTAACATTGCCATTGGGCCGCTGGTCAAAACCTGGCGTATCGGTTTTAAAGAAGCAAGAGTACCGGGGCGTGAAGAAATATCAGCAAAACTCCCCCTGGCTGATCCTCAAAATATTATCCTGAATGAACAGAAGCAGTCGGTTTACCTGAGTCTGCCAGATATGGAGATCGATTTAGGGGCGGTGGCAAAAGGTTATTTTGCAGATCAGATAAAAAGGCAACTGGTAAGGGCGGGTGTTCAACACGGTTTTATTAACCTGGGGGGGAATGTCCTGACCATTGGCCATTCACCGGATAATGCCAGTCAGGCATGGAATGTGGGTATTCAAAACCCGCTGTCAGACCGGGGCGCAATCTCTCGTGTTGTCGCGCTGAATGATGCCTCGATGGTCACCTCCGGGATCAATGAACGATTTTTTTATGCCAACGGGCAACGTTATCATCACCTGCTGAATACCCGGACGGGAATGCCGGTTGTCACCGATATAGCCAGCGTTACCATTATTTCCAGAGATTCTGTTGCGGGTGATATCTGGAGTACCGCTGGCTTTTTACCCTCTGTCAGTGATGCAGTTGCCTGTCTGAATCAACAGGCGGGCATTGAGGCGGTGGTCATTTCAAAACAGGGTGAAACTCATGTCACCCGGGGTCTGGTTGATGATGGGCGGAATGTCTTTGTTCGTCCGGAGAATCCGGTGCTGAGGGCAGGATGA